One window of the Dreissena polymorpha isolate Duluth1 chromosome 5, UMN_Dpol_1.0, whole genome shotgun sequence genome contains the following:
- the LOC127832684 gene encoding uncharacterized protein LOC127832684 — translation MAGTWNDVRHRIEQSSSWFLFPNKYEDINEGHYIWTGLSRNTSTSRPFTAPSDCFKLHKQTLEEETDNCNLELPFICQKVPVNCGESFMKTESSLNFTIESGSNDMNCEWKIEGFDNTFIRIEISFVIPACQDCECLKIYDASTTIGPPNKTLCEDGQLTFNSTQQAITLAYSSDISVERTVLQAKWSFVPWPSKSTTSTPLGSTINSRTGSEDMAPNKWSAGLIGGIVAAAVAITVFVIVCIVVIRRRKSRTKRDDANTCAAEMVTSNNETESSGDIYSVSAKVNIRKGMDSVEYGVVNKRQTNSSVSSSRNIPVDSERNSNIAEKTSVDDTGHTYLHHGYNRIEKVLEEATGEDKYNRLNEIMSPNDVNKSDNVYNHVQGIDNGIYDHTADDSEAHDRRASYSHVRGPFPSSENRHDVYDHTTDDFETPDRRDLYSHVRGPK, via the exons ATGGCTGGCACGTGGAATGATGTTCGACACCGCATTGAACAATCTTCCTCTTGGTTTCTGTTCCCAAATAAGTACGAAGATATTAacgagggtcattacatttggacaGGACTTTCGAGAAACACATCGACATCGA gGCCGTTTACTGCACCATCCGACTGTTTCAAGCTACACAAACAAACGCTAGAGGAGGAGACTGACAACTGTAATCTCGAGCTTCCATTCATTTGTCAAAAAG TTCCAGTTAACTGTGGTGAAAGTTTTATGAAAACCGAAAGTAGTCTCAACTTTACTATTGAAAGTGGAAGCAACGACATGAATTGCGAATGGAAGATCGAGGGATTCGACAACACGTTCATTCGAATCGAAATTTCGTTTGTAATACCTGCCTGTCAAGATTGTGAATGTTTGAAG ATTTACGACGCATCAACGACCATTGGACCACCAAATAAAACATTATGCGAGGATGGACAGCTGACATTTAATTCAACCCAACAGGCAATTACATTGGCTTATTCTTCGGATATATCCGTTGAAAGGACAGTACTTCAAGCCAAGTGGAGCTTTG TACCATGGCCAAGCAAGTCGACAACGTCAACGCCTTTAGGAAGCACGATAAACTCAAGAACTGGATCGGAAGATATGGCGCCGAACAAATGGTCTG CGGGTTTGATTGGAGGCATTGTCGCCGCTGCCGTGGCGATTACCGTATTCGTAATAGTCTGCATCGTTGTCATACG GAGAAGAAAATCAAGAACGAAACGTGATGATGCAAACACGTGTGCAGCAGAGATGGTGACGTCAAACAACGAAACCGAAAGTTCAGGCGACATTTACTCGGTATCAGCTAAGGTCAATATTAGAAAAGGAATGGATTCCGTGGAATATGGTGTCGTAAACAAACGACAAACAAACAGTTCGGTGTCATCATCCCGGAATATTCCGGTCGATTCGGAAAGAAATTCGAATATTGCGGAAAAAACATCGGTGGATGACACAGGACACACTTATTTGCACCATGGTTACAACAGAATTGAAAAAGTACTCGAGGAAGCTACCGGAGAGGATAAATATAACAGACTGAATGAAATAATGAGTCCGAATGACGTTAACAAGTCAGACAATGTCTACAACCATGTGCAGGGTATTGACAACGGCATATACGATCACACAGCGGATGATTCGGAGGCGCATGATAGACGGGCTTCGTATTCACATGTAAGGGGGCCATTCCCTTCATCAGAAAACCGACATGATGTATACGACCACACAACTGATGATTTCGAGACGCCTGATAGACGGGATTTGTATTCACATGTTAGGGGGCCGAAATGA